A stretch of the Planctomycetota bacterium genome encodes the following:
- a CDS encoding GC-type dockerin domain-anchored protein, whose amino-acid sequence MQNRVLAGVLAIVAASGTTAHGQARAVAVEGDISPNGDVFGDLAVGTGDEPVIGNTGDIAFLGEAGTGSGTDGIWVEIDGVLHEVVREGDFVPGLGTREFNSFGSLRVGRDGRVGFRSSIDAASGIGSVESYWLWTPASGLSAYAIEGEPAGFSSPANAIVEDLSQGEFAMNDRGEAAFRMEWSCPSCPVAPDEPIGLVAGFPGNLRIEVERGDLVTGQQIDAIGTVHTIIGSAGDVGGVVFFTNSAGTLTPCIYLGDSLVVCDNDPAITGDPGDFYSPIDAENFVIGGSLLSFQAGITDDELEPVAFEGAIFRDALPVFADGVPVDGRIVDLPNPPTGPALRMNEADELAVITDTSDGDVAWRVFAIGPQALAVEGDPAPGFAGEVFSSMRLPIIGGTGLDDTRVAFIAELSAARLGLFATDAISQLDVLLRDQDTIDLDPDPTSTRNATVDLIRLNNEQGQSSGLSNGINDDGSITAVLQVFELGSGVLSAVVVFERCLKEERDCPADIDGDGSLTTFDFLAFQNAFDAGELAADFDCNGVINFFDFTAFQTAFDAGCP is encoded by the coding sequence ATGCAGAATCGAGTATTGGCGGGTGTGCTGGCCATAGTGGCGGCCAGCGGGACGACGGCACACGGCCAGGCGCGGGCGGTTGCGGTCGAGGGAGACATCTCGCCCAACGGTGACGTCTTCGGGGACCTGGCCGTCGGGACCGGCGATGAGCCCGTGATTGGCAATACCGGTGACATTGCGTTCCTCGGGGAAGCAGGCACCGGATCGGGTACAGACGGAATATGGGTTGAGATCGATGGCGTTCTTCACGAGGTTGTCCGCGAGGGTGATTTCGTGCCCGGGCTCGGGACCCGAGAATTCAACAGCTTCGGGAGTCTCCGAGTTGGTCGCGATGGTCGCGTTGGGTTTCGTTCATCCATAGATGCGGCATCCGGCATTGGCAGTGTTGAGAGCTACTGGCTATGGACGCCAGCGTCTGGGCTTTCGGCGTACGCGATCGAGGGCGAGCCTGCGGGCTTCAGCAGTCCGGCAAATGCGATCGTTGAAGATTTGTCCCAAGGTGAGTTCGCCATGAACGATCGCGGCGAAGCCGCGTTCCGAATGGAATGGTCTTGTCCATCCTGCCCGGTAGCGCCGGACGAGCCCATCGGATTGGTCGCGGGCTTTCCCGGAAACCTGCGAATCGAAGTGGAGCGTGGCGATCTCGTGACCGGACAGCAGATCGATGCCATAGGCACCGTGCACACCATCATCGGGAGCGCCGGTGATGTCGGCGGAGTCGTGTTTTTTACGAATAGCGCTGGTACCCTGACTCCGTGCATTTATCTTGGGGATTCGCTGGTCGTGTGCGATAACGACCCGGCGATCACAGGGGATCCAGGAGATTTCTATTCCCCGATCGATGCTGAGAACTTCGTCATTGGCGGCAGCCTGCTGTCCTTCCAGGCGGGCATTACTGATGATGAACTGGAACCCGTTGCGTTCGAAGGCGCCATCTTCCGCGATGCTCTCCCAGTGTTTGCCGACGGTGTGCCGGTGGATGGGCGCATCGTGGACTTGCCGAATCCGCCAACAGGCCCCGCTCTGCGGATGAACGAGGCTGATGAGCTTGCCGTCATTACCGACACCAGCGATGGAGATGTAGCGTGGCGAGTCTTCGCGATTGGCCCTCAGGCGCTGGCGGTCGAGGGCGATCCCGCCCCGGGCTTCGCCGGCGAGGTCTTTAGTTCCATGCGATTGCCGATCATTGGCGGCACTGGCCTTGACGATACCCGCGTGGCGTTTATTGCCGAATTGAGCGCCGCACGCTTAGGGCTCTTCGCCACGGATGCAATCAGCCAATTGGACGTACTGCTTCGGGATCAGGATACGATCGATCTCGATCCCGATCCGACGTCAACGCGAAACGCGACCGTCGATCTGATTCGGTTGAACAACGAACAGGGCCAATCGTCTGGCCTGAGCAATGGCATCAACGACGATGGCAGCATCACGGCCGTGCTCCAGGTATTCGAACTGGGTTCCGGGGTGTTGTCGGCCGTGGTTGTATTCGAGCGTTGTCTCAAGGAAGAGCGCGACTGCCCCGCCGATATTGATGGTGATGGCAGCCTGACGACTTTCGATTTTCTTGCGTTCCAGAATGCCTTTGATGCCGGGGAGCTCGCCGCTGACTTCGATTGCAACGGCGTGATCAACTTCTTCGATTTCACGGCTTTCCAGACCGCATTCGACGCCGGCTGTCCGTAA
- a CDS encoding DUF2721 domain-containing protein, with amino-acid sequence MTDATGIIQDLVAPAILIPACGLLLLSSTARMNTVLARIRAFHRERLDVWRDDPAPGSRDEGVRNLRLEGLERQTTRLIARAALLRATMIQLFAAIICNLLSVFGLAAPYVVGESAVLLYASVIVFLLGIAAMLGAMATSVLEVARILETVHYEHDRVESLCGTPPPDDPGPVHPLPGMGEGMGL; translated from the coding sequence ATGACCGACGCCACCGGCATCATCCAGGACCTGGTCGCGCCGGCCATCCTCATCCCGGCCTGCGGGCTGCTGCTGCTGTCCTCTACCGCCCGGATGAACACGGTGCTCGCCCGCATCCGCGCCTTCCACCGCGAGCGGCTCGACGTCTGGCGCGACGATCCCGCGCCCGGCTCCAGGGACGAGGGCGTGCGGAACCTCCGGCTCGAGGGCCTCGAACGGCAGACCACCCGGCTCATCGCCCGCGCCGCGCTGCTCCGCGCGACCATGATCCAGCTCTTCGCCGCCATCATCTGCAACCTGCTGAGCGTTTTCGGCCTCGCGGCACCCTATGTCGTCGGCGAGTCGGCGGTGCTGCTGTACGCCTCGGTCATCGTCTTCCTGCTGGGCATCGCCGCCATGCTCGGCGCGATGGCCACCAGCGTGCTCGAGGTCGCCCGCATCCTCGAGACCGTCCACTACGAGCACGATCGGGTCGAGTCGCTCTGCGGCACCCCGCCGCCGGACGACCCCGGCCCGGTGCATCCGTTGCCCGGCATGGGGGAGGGGATGGGATTATGA
- a CDS encoding VOC family protein: MSIRALAPILVCGDVQASIPFYRDLLGMAIADRDDAIGRTGWASLRLGQAHLMLASPTYLPEAPTMEGRYPQSLYYFFADDLEAIRRRLLGAGHAPGEITTRSYGMEEFEVVDPDGHMLIFGRDAPASGSTAGAEQPAR; encoded by the coding sequence ATGTCCATACGCGCTCTCGCCCCGATCCTCGTCTGCGGGGATGTCCAGGCGTCCATACCGTTCTACCGCGACCTGCTCGGCATGGCCATCGCCGACCGCGACGATGCCATCGGCCGCACCGGCTGGGCCAGCCTCCGCCTCGGCCAGGCGCATCTCATGCTTGCCAGCCCGACCTACCTGCCCGAGGCGCCGACGATGGAAGGTCGCTATCCGCAGAGCCTGTACTACTTCTTCGCCGACGATCTCGAAGCCATCCGCCGGCGATTGCTCGGGGCGGGGCACGCGCCCGGCGAGATCACGACTCGCTCCTACGGGATGGAGGAGTTCGAGGTCGTCGATCCCGATGGCCACATGCTCATCTTCGGGCGGGATGCCCCGGCCTCGGGGTCGACGGCCGGGGCCGAGCAGCCCGCCCGCTAG
- a CDS encoding Fe(2+)-trafficking protein — protein MDLDTRIAQFENMCREDPDNDMAHFSLGNAYAQAGRHADAAASYMRCIEVNPAMSKAYQLAGEQLVEAGKTDPARTEEAAELLATGYTSAASRGDRMPMLAMGKLLEQIGRPVPEVEVEDAGGDNGNGDFVCQRTGRNGHQLPRPPFKGPVGQWIYENISKETWDAWIGQGTKVINELRLDLSQDKDAEAYDQHMYEFLGLDEGTLAELRGAKA, from the coding sequence ATGGACCTAGACACCCGGATCGCCCAGTTCGAGAACATGTGCCGGGAGGACCCGGACAACGACATGGCCCACTTCTCGCTGGGCAACGCCTACGCCCAGGCGGGCCGCCACGCCGACGCCGCCGCCAGCTACATGCGGTGCATCGAGGTCAACCCGGCGATGAGCAAGGCCTACCAGCTCGCCGGCGAGCAGCTTGTCGAGGCGGGCAAGACCGACCCCGCCAGGACCGAGGAAGCCGCCGAACTGCTGGCCACGGGCTACACGAGCGCCGCGTCGCGGGGCGACCGCATGCCGATGCTCGCGATGGGCAAGCTGCTCGAGCAGATCGGCAGGCCGGTGCCCGAGGTCGAGGTCGAGGACGCCGGCGGCGACAACGGCAACGGCGACTTCGTCTGCCAGCGGACAGGTCGCAACGGCCACCAGCTGCCCCGCCCGCCCTTCAAGGGGCCCGTCGGCCAGTGGATCTACGAGAACATCAGCAAGGAGACCTGGGACGCCTGGATCGGCCAGGGCACCAAGGTCATCAACGAGCTGCGGCTGGACCTCAGCCAGGACAAGGACGCCGAGGCCTACGACCAGCACATGTACGAGTTCCTGGGGCTGGATGAGGGGACGCTGGCGGAGCTGCGGGGTGCGAAGGCCTGA
- a CDS encoding BLUF domain-containing protein: MDDTLLQVCYISRRADGVSDDDVVTHIVLPAMLRNRWQDITGCLWFDEDHFLQVLEGPAVETSSMMDRILTDDRHLEVDVVSEHAVRRRHFARFSMRMLHTARPASVAELVESRAKPSEPRNASIGDTRGLLSRVVDELARWPLMPAT; the protein is encoded by the coding sequence ATGGACGACACTCTCCTCCAGGTCTGCTACATCAGCCGCCGCGCCGACGGCGTGAGCGACGACGACGTGGTCACCCACATCGTGCTGCCCGCCATGCTCCGCAACCGCTGGCAGGACATCACCGGCTGCCTGTGGTTCGACGAGGACCACTTCCTGCAGGTGCTGGAGGGGCCGGCCGTCGAGACCAGCTCGATGATGGACCGGATCCTCACCGACGACCGCCACCTCGAGGTCGACGTGGTGTCCGAGCACGCCGTCCGCCGGCGGCACTTCGCCCGCTTCAGCATGCGGATGCTGCACACCGCCCGGCCCGCGTCGGTGGCCGAACTCGTCGAGTCCCGTGCGAAGCCGAGCGAGCCGCGGAATGCGTCCATCGGGGACACCCGCGGGCTGCTCTCGCGCGTGGTAGACGAGCTGGCTAGGTGGCCGCTGATGCCCGCGACCTGA
- a CDS encoding NAD-dependent epimerase/dehydratase family protein yields MDVLVLGGTQFSGRAFSEQAVRAGHRVTLLHRSANDPGIPGIAQRLVGDRDAIEGDGLAQLDELLAAGRTFDAVVDMCGYVPRVVRASCELLARAAGRYLFVSSVSVYPMTAGGSPDEDSPVIELDDPATEAVTGDTYGGLKALCEREVLRAFGNRTCIVRPGLIVGPNDPTDRFTWWTRVLATEPTVLLPDPGGLASFIDARDLATFYLRCIEQGHASTFNAAGPAERMGLPEFVRELHGAVDSRTALIATRERWLLDQGVEPWRDVPVWLPSDTQSLHRASAARARDHGLQLRPLTETARDTAAWDARRGSPELKSGLTPAALRAHVAALQG; encoded by the coding sequence ATGGACGTCCTCGTGCTCGGCGGCACGCAATTCAGCGGAAGAGCGTTCTCCGAACAAGCCGTGCGGGCTGGCCATCGGGTAACGCTGCTGCACCGATCTGCGAACGACCCTGGCATCCCCGGGATCGCGCAGCGGCTCGTCGGCGACCGCGACGCGATCGAGGGCGACGGCCTGGCTCAGCTGGACGAGCTCCTAGCGGCCGGGCGGACGTTCGACGCGGTAGTCGACATGTGCGGGTACGTGCCGCGCGTCGTCCGGGCGAGCTGCGAGTTGCTCGCACGCGCCGCCGGGCGATACCTGTTCGTGTCCAGCGTGTCGGTCTATCCGATGACCGCCGGTGGATCGCCGGACGAAGATTCGCCGGTCATCGAACTGGATGATCCCGCGACGGAAGCGGTCACCGGCGACACCTACGGCGGGCTGAAGGCGCTGTGCGAGCGCGAGGTTCTGCGGGCGTTCGGCAACCGCACGTGCATCGTGCGGCCGGGCCTCATCGTCGGCCCGAACGATCCCACCGATCGATTCACGTGGTGGACCCGCGTGCTGGCCACGGAGCCAACGGTGCTCTTGCCCGATCCGGGTGGCCTGGCTTCGTTCATCGATGCGCGCGACCTTGCGACGTTCTACCTGCGCTGCATCGAGCAGGGGCACGCAAGCACGTTCAACGCTGCCGGCCCGGCCGAGCGGATGGGCCTGCCCGAGTTCGTCCGGGAGCTCCACGGCGCGGTGGATAGCCGTACGGCACTGATCGCCACCCGGGAGCGGTGGCTGCTGGACCAGGGGGTTGAGCCCTGGCGAGACGTCCCGGTATGGCTGCCGAGCGATACCCAATCGCTGCATCGCGCCAGCGCGGCGCGGGCCCGCGACCACGGCTTGCAACTACGACCACTCACGGAAACCGCACGCGATACCGCAGCGTGGGACGCACGCCGCGGTTCCCCGGAGTTGAAATCCGGCTTAACGCCGGCGGCGCTTCGGGCGCACGTGGCCGCACTGCAAGGCTGA
- a CDS encoding GC-type dockerin domain-anchored protein produces the protein MQMTRTIAMSAAAVAIVAGAAQAQITSTSMGTDAPPSSIFDYDLSTAFEFRASGTEVTSANVGGFRSVDFSRPMTLHRIGDGWATWSHGYTGPVYSSQGANSVRLSFDSREVGAFILYVEPNSFGTFAFEIEGVDAAGHSITYNRQIEGFEGAQGFGFAVPPGQFIRSVRVVNSDGNAGGFAVGEFSSAADATSCLPWRGFGFGGVGDTISERIVVGTQCGLLKVTDAFLSGDRFRVRVRRGFATVATFDTSVPTEGDSIGDDYDGAYASRRFSSGSVELDPGAYTVQITVLDSPFGAGGAALKLDPRPCPYGACRADFDGDGALTIFDFLAFQNAFDSGDYCADFDRDTEFTLFDFLAFQNEFTVGCP, from the coding sequence ATGCAGATGACTCGCACCATTGCCATGTCCGCCGCCGCCGTCGCCATCGTTGCCGGCGCCGCGCAGGCCCAGATCACCAGCACGTCCATGGGCACCGATGCCCCGCCGTCGTCGATCTTCGACTACGACCTGTCGACCGCGTTCGAGTTCCGCGCCTCGGGCACCGAGGTGACGTCGGCCAACGTCGGCGGCTTTCGCAGCGTCGACTTCTCGCGGCCCATGACGCTGCACCGCATCGGCGACGGCTGGGCGACCTGGAGCCACGGCTACACCGGCCCGGTGTATTCCAGCCAGGGCGCCAACTCGGTCCGCCTGTCGTTCGACAGCCGCGAGGTCGGCGCCTTCATCCTGTACGTCGAGCCCAACTCGTTCGGCACGTTCGCCTTCGAGATCGAGGGCGTGGACGCCGCGGGCCATTCGATCACCTACAACCGCCAGATCGAGGGCTTCGAGGGCGCCCAGGGCTTCGGCTTCGCGGTGCCCCCCGGCCAGTTCATCCGCTCGGTGCGGGTGGTCAACAGCGACGGCAACGCCGGCGGCTTCGCGGTGGGCGAGTTCTCGTCGGCCGCCGACGCGACGAGCTGCCTGCCCTGGCGGGGCTTCGGCTTCGGCGGCGTGGGCGACACCATCAGCGAGCGAATCGTCGTGGGCACGCAGTGCGGCCTGCTGAAGGTGACCGATGCCTTCCTGTCGGGCGACCGCTTCCGCGTCCGCGTCCGCCGCGGCTTCGCCACGGTCGCGACCTTCGACACGAGCGTGCCCACGGAGGGTGACTCGATCGGCGACGACTACGACGGCGCGTACGCCAGCCGCCGCTTCTCGAGCGGCAGCGTCGAGCTGGACCCCGGCGCGTACACCGTGCAGATCACCGTGCTCGACTCGCCCTTCGGCGCGGGCGGCGCGGCGCTCAAGCTCGATCCGCGGCCGTGCCCCTACGGCGCATGCCGGGCCGACTTCGACGGCGATGGCGCCCTGACCATCTTCGACTTCCTGGCCTTCCAGAACGCCTTCGACTCCGGCGACTACTGCGCTGACTTCGACCGCGACACCGAGTTCACGCTCTTCGACTTCCTGGCGTTCCAGAACGAGTTCACGGTGGGCTGCCCGTAG
- a CDS encoding TIGR00266 family protein, which produces MPVDIIDYRIIGDDMQAVIVTLDPDEAMVAEAGAMMYLEPDIEMATSLSMKEGGGLLGKLFEAGKRAVTGESFFITFFHNHGSVRRDCAFAAPYPGHVVPIELGEHGGTIVCQKDAFLCAARGVNVDIAFQKRLGVGFFGGEGFILQKLSSDTGQGQAFLHAGGTTLLKELAPGEKLRVDTGCLVAMDQSVDYAIEFVKGIKNKIFGGEGLFYAALTGPGTVWLQTLPFSRLADRIIANAPSQGGKRQGEGGVLGGLGEMIGGR; this is translated from the coding sequence ATGCCCGTCGACATCATCGATTACCGAATCATCGGCGACGACATGCAGGCCGTCATCGTCACGCTCGACCCCGACGAGGCCATGGTGGCCGAGGCTGGGGCGATGATGTATCTCGAGCCCGACATCGAGATGGCGACCTCGCTCTCGATGAAGGAGGGCGGCGGGCTGCTGGGCAAGCTCTTCGAGGCCGGCAAGCGGGCCGTCACCGGCGAGAGCTTCTTCATCACCTTCTTCCACAACCACGGGAGCGTGCGGCGCGACTGCGCGTTCGCGGCGCCGTACCCGGGGCACGTCGTGCCCATCGAACTAGGCGAGCACGGCGGCACGATCGTCTGCCAGAAGGACGCCTTCCTGTGCGCCGCTCGCGGCGTGAACGTGGACATCGCCTTCCAGAAGCGGCTGGGCGTGGGCTTCTTCGGCGGCGAGGGCTTCATCCTCCAGAAGCTCAGCAGCGACACCGGCCAGGGCCAGGCCTTCCTGCACGCGGGCGGGACGACGCTGCTCAAGGAGCTGGCGCCCGGCGAGAAGCTGCGGGTGGACACGGGCTGCCTGGTCGCGATGGACCAATCGGTCGACTACGCCATCGAGTTCGTCAAGGGCATCAAGAACAAGATCTTCGGCGGCGAGGGCCTGTTCTACGCGGCGCTGACCGGGCCCGGCACGGTCTGGCTGCAGACGCTGCCCTTCAGCCGGCTGGCGGATCGCATCATCGCCAACGCCCCGAGCCAGGGCGGCAAGCGGCAGGGCGAGGGCGGCGTGCTCGGCGGGCTGGGGGAGATGATCGGGGGGCGCTAA
- the hppD gene encoding 4-hydroxyphenylpyruvate dioxygenase has translation MTTAATTSAATATDPLSLIDIDHVRFYVGNAKQAAVFYAQLFGFQVQQVNDLTTGNRDTAEYLLSQGNIRFLLTTPLTADHPIQDELRAYGDGVKDVALTVDDAEAAYEQAIKNGGESAYEPVTRNDEHGSITTAGIKTYGRARHSFVSRSGRYALDEIKNGGTFAPGFKPFGAFALNEYNKANPCGLRFVDHCVGNVEEGKMNHWVGWYEEVLGFSMFKHFDDKDISTEYSALMSKVMASGNNLIKMPINEPAEGKKKSQIQEYLEWHSMTPGVQHLALRTDDELHSVAELRRRGVDFLTLPDAYYEAVWDRVNGTLKEHGHELVKEDHERVKDLGILVDADDEGYLLQLFTKPLQDRPTLFFEIIARRGSQSFGKGNFKALFEALELEQERRGNL, from the coding sequence ATGACCACCGCCGCCACCACCTCGGCCGCCACCGCCACCGATCCGTTGAGCCTGATCGACATCGACCACGTCCGCTTCTACGTCGGCAACGCCAAGCAGGCCGCCGTCTTCTACGCCCAGCTCTTCGGCTTCCAGGTCCAGCAGGTCAACGACCTGACCACCGGCAACCGCGACACCGCCGAGTACCTGCTGAGCCAGGGCAACATCCGCTTCCTGCTGACCACCCCGCTGACGGCCGACCATCCCATCCAGGACGAGCTGCGCGCCTACGGCGACGGCGTCAAGGACGTCGCCCTCACCGTCGACGACGCCGAGGCCGCCTACGAGCAGGCCATCAAGAACGGCGGCGAGAGCGCCTACGAGCCCGTCACCCGCAACGACGAGCACGGCAGCATCACCACCGCCGGCATCAAGACCTACGGCCGTGCCCGCCACAGCTTCGTCAGCCGCAGCGGCAGGTACGCCCTCGACGAGATCAAGAACGGCGGCACGTTCGCCCCGGGCTTCAAGCCCTTCGGGGCCTTCGCCCTCAACGAGTACAACAAGGCCAATCCCTGCGGCCTGCGCTTCGTCGACCACTGCGTGGGCAACGTCGAAGAGGGCAAGATGAACCACTGGGTCGGCTGGTACGAGGAGGTGCTGGGCTTCAGCATGTTCAAGCACTTCGATGACAAGGACATCTCCACCGAGTACTCGGCCCTCATGTCCAAGGTCATGGCCAGCGGCAACAACCTCATCAAGATGCCGATCAACGAGCCCGCCGAGGGCAAGAAGAAGAGCCAGATCCAGGAATACCTGGAGTGGCACAGCATGACCCCCGGCGTGCAGCACCTGGCCCTCCGCACCGATGACGAGCTGCACTCCGTCGCCGAACTCCGCCGCCGCGGCGTGGACTTCCTCACCCTGCCTGATGCCTATTACGAGGCGGTGTGGGATCGCGTCAACGGCACGCTGAAGGAGCACGGCCACGAACTCGTCAAGGAGGACCACGAGCGGGTGAAGGACCTGGGCATCCTCGTCGACGCCGACGACGAGGGCTACCTGCTCCAGCTGTTCACCAAGCCCCTCCAGGACCGCCCGACGCTCTTCTTCGAGATCATCGCCCGCCGCGGCAGCCAGAGCTTCGGCAAGGGCAACTTCAAGGCGCTCTTCGAAGCGCTGGAGCTGGAGCAGGAGCGGCGGGGGAATCTGTAA
- a CDS encoding DUF1622 domain-containing protein, whose protein sequence is MTQPIEHAAAAFSLHDAVMHVLEWAVLFINVACAGVLVWAVLVGLGMFLRQEVAGRRAAPRWPDLRHCVGQYLLFALELLIAADIIETMIRPELSQLAILGGVSLLRILTGYALAQELAHLGGQARPAAHDPSEASRPPSD, encoded by the coding sequence ATGACGCAGCCGATCGAGCATGCCGCCGCCGCGTTCTCGCTGCACGACGCCGTGATGCACGTGCTGGAGTGGGCCGTCCTGTTCATCAACGTGGCGTGCGCCGGAGTGCTCGTGTGGGCCGTGCTCGTGGGCCTGGGCATGTTCCTCCGCCAGGAGGTCGCCGGCCGTAGGGCCGCCCCTCGGTGGCCCGACCTGCGGCACTGCGTCGGCCAGTACCTGCTGTTCGCCCTCGAGCTGCTCATCGCCGCCGACATCATCGAGACGATGATCCGGCCCGAACTCAGCCAGCTGGCGATTCTCGGCGGCGTCTCGCTGCTGCGGATCCTCACGGGCTACGCGCTCGCCCAGGAACTGGCCCATCTCGGCGGGCAGGCACGGCCGGCCGCGCACGATCCGTCCGAGGCCTCCCGGCCGCCGTCGGACTGA
- a CDS encoding DUF58 domain-containing protein: protein MLYAPGPAEAPASLEEALGPSLLEVLGRMRLRSRRVFAGKLPGERRSKRRGQSVEFDDFREYVRGDDLRHIDWNVYARLERLFLKLFLEEEDLALHVAIDCSRSMEAGRPSKLRLAKRLAVALCYVGLSNQDRVSCWALGVPGRQPVLRMPPARGRGSARRLVDFVYKDAVPQAGTQLGESADRPLLVPALLRLARGRVGKGVMVVLSDFLTDEDLTPALNGLAFGRGGGFDTTLVQVLSPGELDPAAESGEGLLGDVLLSDVETGRTAEVTITPTLIKRYRAKLDAHNERLARMASARGIGVMQLASDADPADVLTRTLRSRGVVG, encoded by the coding sequence TTGCTCTACGCCCCCGGACCAGCCGAAGCCCCCGCCAGCCTCGAAGAGGCCCTGGGCCCGTCGCTGCTGGAGGTGCTAGGCCGCATGCGGTTGCGGTCGCGGCGGGTGTTCGCGGGCAAGCTGCCGGGCGAGCGGCGGAGCAAGCGGCGGGGCCAGAGCGTCGAGTTCGACGACTTCCGCGAGTACGTCCGCGGCGACGACCTCCGGCACATCGACTGGAACGTGTACGCGCGGCTGGAGCGGCTCTTCCTGAAGCTGTTCCTGGAAGAAGAGGACCTGGCGCTGCACGTTGCCATCGACTGCTCGCGATCGATGGAGGCCGGCCGGCCCTCCAAGCTGCGGCTCGCCAAGCGGCTGGCCGTGGCGCTGTGCTACGTCGGGCTGAGCAACCAGGATCGCGTGAGCTGCTGGGCGCTGGGCGTGCCGGGGCGTCAACCGGTGCTCCGCATGCCGCCGGCCCGGGGTCGGGGGTCGGCCCGGCGGCTGGTCGACTTCGTGTACAAGGACGCGGTGCCCCAGGCCGGCACGCAGCTCGGCGAATCGGCCGACCGCCCGCTGCTGGTGCCCGCGTTGCTGAGGCTGGCTCGGGGACGGGTCGGCAAGGGCGTGATGGTCGTGCTGAGCGATTTCCTGACCGACGAGGACCTGACGCCCGCGCTCAACGGGCTGGCCTTTGGCCGCGGCGGCGGCTTCGATACGACGCTGGTGCAGGTGCTCTCGCCCGGCGAGCTCGATCCCGCGGCCGAATCGGGAGAGGGACTGCTGGGCGACGTGCTGCTCAGCGACGTGGAGACCGGCCGCACCGCGGAGGTCACCATCACCCCCACGCTCATCAAGCGGTACCGGGCCAAGCTCGACGCCCACAACGAGCGGCTGGCGCGGATGGCCAGCGCCCGCGGCATCGGCGTGATGCAGCTGGCCAGCGATGCCGACCCCGCGGACGTGCTGACCCGCACGCTGCGGAGCCGCGGCGTCGTCGGCTGA
- a CDS encoding spondin domain-containing protein, translating into MHARALMLLLVAGAPALAQAPDSRATYRVTFQADWSADTHPYDFPRIAHLSGLVGATHDDSIAFWRVGGLASPGIEAMAESGSKSSLESEVRIAIDDGRAGTLVSGIGTLSGEASTHEFETSAAFPLATLVAMISPSPDWFVGSQGVPLRDGAGWLDRVVVELWPMDAGTDSGVAYISPNQDTQPPMPIADIRGQLPFAGGPAMGTFTFELLAVECAADFDGDGRATIFDFLAFQNAFAAGDAAADVDGSGTLTIFDFLAFQNALSAGC; encoded by the coding sequence ATGCACGCACGCGCCCTCATGCTGCTCCTCGTCGCCGGTGCGCCGGCCCTCGCGCAGGCTCCCGACAGCCGCGCTACCTACCGCGTGACCTTCCAGGCCGACTGGTCCGCCGACACCCACCCGTACGACTTCCCCCGCATCGCCCACCTCTCGGGGCTCGTCGGCGCCACGCACGACGACTCGATCGCCTTCTGGCGGGTCGGCGGGCTGGCGTCCCCGGGCATCGAGGCGATGGCCGAGTCGGGGTCGAAGTCCAGCCTGGAGAGCGAGGTCCGCATCGCCATCGACGACGGCCGAGCCGGCACGCTGGTGTCGGGCATCGGGACGCTCAGCGGCGAGGCGTCCACGCACGAGTTCGAGACCAGCGCGGCCTTCCCGCTGGCCACGCTCGTCGCGATGATCTCGCCCAGCCCCGACTGGTTCGTGGGCAGCCAGGGCGTGCCGCTCCGCGACGGCGCCGGCTGGCTCGATCGCGTCGTGGTCGAGCTGTGGCCCATGGACGCCGGCACCGATAGCGGCGTTGCGTACATCTCGCCCAATCAAGACACGCAGCCGCCGATGCCCATCGCCGACATCCGCGGACAGCTGCCCTTCGCCGGCGGGCCCGCCATGGGCACCTTCACCTTCGAGCTGCTCGCCGTCGAGTGCGCGGCCGACTTCGACGGCGACGGCCGGGCGACGATCTTCGACTTCCTGGCGTTCCAGAACGCCTTCGCCGCCGGCGACGCGGCGGCCGACGTCGACGGCAGCGGCACGCTCACGATCTTCGACTTCCTGGCGTTCCAGAACGCCCTATCTGCGGGCTGCTAG
- a CDS encoding VOC family protein codes for MRVDHVGLVVANVQAGRRHLETFYHATPRGEPIDDPLQQATVWFFDAHGVTIELIAPLGADSHLHNVLERSGEHLAHLCYEVDDLDAALAEMRGNKAMTISRKPAVAFGGRDVAFVLLPNKTIVELLAASRRDGD; via the coding sequence ATGCGGGTCGATCACGTGGGCTTGGTGGTGGCGAACGTGCAGGCCGGCCGGCGGCACCTGGAGACGTTCTATCATGCCACGCCGCGGGGCGAGCCCATCGACGATCCGCTGCAGCAGGCCACGGTGTGGTTCTTCGATGCGCACGGCGTGACCATCGAGCTGATCGCGCCGCTGGGCGCCGATTCGCACCTGCACAACGTGCTGGAGCGCAGCGGCGAGCACCTGGCGCACCTGTGCTACGAAGTGGATGATCTCGACGCCGCGCTGGCCGAGATGCGGGGCAACAAGGCGATGACGATCTCCCGCAAGCCGGCGGTCGCCTTCGGCGGGCGGGACGTCGCCTTCGTGCTGCTTCCCAACAAGACCATCGTGGAGCTGCTGGCCGCTAGCCGTCGCGACGGAGACTGA